Proteins encoded together in one Verrucomicrobiota bacterium window:
- a CDS encoding type II secretion system protein: MTNISSIPFRARRGFTLIELLVVIAIIAILAGMLLPALSKAKSKSQGIKCMNNGKQMMLAWRLYADDNDGLLVKSLDGGPDAAKRALLVAGSASDNPTNTIDKSPLMKYMGNSREVWKCPSDNTTRIEGGKKLPRVRSQSMSQVFDFGGWLPSPPYRTYGRIDHIVIPTQTWVLVDEHPESINDAACAVQIVLPDAKGGNIIDFPASYHNGAAGFSFADGHSEIHQWKGSKIKTFGRRGNTGLNVPAADSLNDVKWWSRMTTVGPNFP; encoded by the coding sequence CTTCCATTCCATTTCGAGCCCGTCGTGGTTTCACGTTGATTGAGCTGCTTGTCGTGATCGCCATTATCGCGATCCTGGCGGGCATGTTGCTGCCCGCCCTCAGCAAAGCGAAATCCAAGTCGCAGGGCATCAAGTGCATGAACAACGGCAAGCAGATGATGCTCGCGTGGCGTCTCTATGCCGATGACAACGACGGACTGCTCGTCAAGTCGTTGGATGGCGGTCCGGATGCCGCGAAGCGCGCCTTGCTGGTCGCGGGCAGTGCCAGTGATAATCCGACGAACACCATCGATAAGAGTCCTCTCATGAAATACATGGGAAACAGCCGCGAGGTGTGGAAATGTCCTTCGGACAACACGACGCGCATTGAAGGTGGGAAGAAGCTGCCCCGTGTGCGAAGCCAATCGATGAGCCAGGTTTTCGATTTCGGCGGCTGGCTGCCTTCCCCGCCCTATCGGACTTACGGGCGCATTGATCACATCGTCATTCCGACTCAGACCTGGGTGCTGGTGGATGAGCACCCGGAAAGCATCAACGACGCGGCTTGCGCCGTTCAGATCGTTCTTCCAGACGCCAAAGGCGGGAACATCATTGATTTCCCCGCGTCTTATCACAATGGGGCCGCAGGCTTCTCGTTTGCCGATGGTCACTCCGAGATTCATCAGTGGAAGGGCAGCAAGATCAAGACGTTCGGAAGGCGGGGGAACACGGGTTTGAATGTCCCGGCCGCCGACTCCCTGAACGATGTGAAATGGTGGTCTCGCATGACCACGGTGGGTCCCAATTTCCCGTAG